The Pirellulales bacterium genome has a segment encoding these proteins:
- a CDS encoding YggS family pyridoxal phosphate-dependent enzyme yields MNRLAENLAHVKRRIASAALRSGRPPGAVKLVAVTKSAPVNVVHDLIALGIYDLGESRPQVLWNKAAALADQAVCWHLIGHLQRNKVQRTLPLVSMIHAGDSMRLLQAIDAAAAVDGRRVPLLLEINISGDASKHGFTAAEVERQLPAIARLTHVEIRGLMGMASREGDLEQARQEFSRLRQLRDRLQSSAPPEIALEELSMGMSGDFDVAIEAGATIVRIGSALFEGLNPEP; encoded by the coding sequence GCGGGCGACCGCCTGGCGCAGTGAAACTAGTCGCCGTGACCAAATCGGCGCCGGTCAACGTTGTCCACGATCTAATCGCGCTGGGAATTTACGATTTGGGTGAAAGCCGCCCCCAAGTGTTGTGGAATAAAGCCGCGGCGCTCGCAGACCAGGCGGTCTGCTGGCACTTGATTGGCCACTTGCAGCGCAACAAAGTCCAACGCACGCTGCCGCTAGTGTCGATGATCCATGCGGGCGACAGCATGCGACTGCTACAAGCAATCGACGCAGCGGCAGCCGTCGACGGCCGACGCGTACCGCTGCTCTTGGAAATTAATATCTCCGGCGATGCCAGCAAACATGGATTCACCGCTGCCGAAGTAGAACGACAACTGCCAGCCATCGCCCGGCTCACTCACGTCGAAATCCGTGGCTTAATGGGAATGGCCAGCCGTGAAGGAGATTTGGAGCAAGCGCGACAGGAATTCTCTCGTTTACGCCAGCTGCGCGATCGGTTGCAGTCGTCTGCGCCGCCAGAAATCGCTCTCGAAGAACTTTCGATGGGTATGAGCGGCGACTTCGACGTGGCCATCGAAGCAGGCGCCACGATCGTCCGCATCGGCTCGGCGCTGTTCGAAGGACTGAATCCAGAGCCCTGA
- a CDS encoding homocysteine methyltransferase, whose translation MPEPTVVLDLMEAFRRSKVMFAAVKLGVFDALQSGAKSSAALAAELNLNVDAIQRLLGACVSLNLLSQHGERFENTTTAATYLTRSSPRRLTGYINFSNEFAWKMWGNLEDAIREGTNRWQQTFGWEGGIFSHLFCNENAKREFLMGMHGFGMINSPLVVGAFDLSRFQTFCDLGGATGHMAIAACERYPNLQAIVFDLPEALPLANEIVGASSVADRIRLMGGDFFTDALPACDLIGLGRILHDWPEEKINRLLHSVHDRLPSGGGLLVAEKLLREDKSGPRWAQMQNLNMLACAEGKERTLGEYEKLLCHAGFSDVIGCRLPVPGDVILAIKP comes from the coding sequence GTGCCGGAGCCGACGGTTGTACTCGATTTGATGGAGGCATTTCGACGCTCGAAAGTCATGTTTGCCGCAGTCAAGCTGGGAGTGTTCGATGCGCTGCAAAGCGGAGCGAAATCGTCGGCAGCGCTGGCGGCGGAATTGAACCTGAATGTTGACGCGATCCAGCGATTGCTGGGGGCTTGTGTCAGCTTGAATTTGCTGTCGCAACACGGCGAGCGATTTGAAAATACGACTACCGCGGCAACGTATCTCACTCGATCAAGCCCGCGTCGGTTGACCGGCTACATCAATTTCTCCAACGAGTTTGCCTGGAAGATGTGGGGAAATTTGGAAGACGCCATTCGCGAGGGAACGAATCGCTGGCAGCAGACATTTGGCTGGGAAGGAGGGATTTTCTCGCACCTGTTCTGCAATGAGAATGCCAAGCGTGAGTTTTTGATGGGGATGCATGGCTTCGGCATGATCAATTCGCCGCTGGTGGTTGGCGCGTTTGATTTGAGCCGGTTCCAGACGTTTTGCGACTTGGGGGGCGCTACGGGGCATATGGCGATTGCGGCTTGTGAGCGGTATCCGAATCTGCAGGCGATTGTATTTGACTTACCGGAAGCGTTGCCGCTGGCAAATGAGATCGTCGGCGCCTCGTCGGTTGCCGATCGCATTCGGCTGATGGGTGGAGATTTTTTTACCGATGCGCTGCCAGCATGCGATTTGATCGGATTGGGCCGGATTTTACACGATTGGCCGGAAGAAAAAATCAACCGGCTGCTACACAGCGTTCATGATCGCCTCCCCAGCGGCGGCGGATTGCTGGTCGCGGAAAAGTTACTGCGGGAAGACAAATCCGGCCCGCGGTGGGCGCAAATGCAGAATCTCAACATGCTGGCATGTGCCGAGGGCAAAGAACGCACGCTCGGCGAATACGAAAAGCTGCTATGCCATGCAGGTTTCTCGGACGTGATCGGTTGTCGCTTGCCGGTACCGGGAGATGTGATTCTGGCAATCAAACCGTGA
- a CDS encoding phospholipase has translation MAVTAAALRELHRIHTQLEDLRARLDSGPKQIRVRTAAVATAEENIAKLQADIKAARVAIDQKQLQLKSSESKIVDLKVKLNQAQSNREYQALKDQIAADEMAGSVLADEILEAMEKVDGQKAQVPELESQVAKAKADLTAVQQQVRAQEELLRSDTKRLEGELLKAENSLPADFRDLYGRVVKAKGPDGMAAIENGSCGGCYQQLTANMVNEINMERVVLCKSCGRVLYLPEETRPGRESSR, from the coding sequence ATGGCGGTAACCGCGGCAGCTTTACGTGAGCTGCATCGAATTCATACTCAATTGGAAGATCTACGAGCCAGGCTCGACAGCGGGCCGAAGCAAATTCGCGTGCGCACGGCCGCGGTTGCCACCGCAGAAGAAAATATCGCGAAGCTACAAGCCGATATAAAGGCGGCTCGGGTGGCAATCGACCAAAAGCAGCTTCAACTCAAGAGTAGCGAATCCAAGATCGTCGATCTGAAAGTCAAACTGAATCAGGCCCAAAGCAATCGCGAGTATCAAGCTCTTAAAGATCAAATCGCTGCCGACGAGATGGCCGGCAGTGTGCTTGCCGACGAAATCTTGGAAGCGATGGAAAAAGTGGATGGCCAGAAGGCACAGGTGCCAGAGCTGGAAAGCCAGGTTGCCAAAGCGAAGGCGGACCTGACCGCAGTGCAGCAGCAAGTTCGTGCACAAGAAGAATTGTTGCGTAGTGACACCAAGCGGCTGGAAGGCGAACTGTTAAAGGCCGAAAACTCGCTCCCCGCGGACTTTCGCGATCTCTACGGGCGCGTCGTTAAAGCCAAAGGTCCGGACGGTATGGCGGCGATCGAAAACGGCAGTTGCGGCGGATGCTACCAGCAATTGACCGCCAACATGGTGAACGAAATCAACATGGAGCGCGTTGTGCTGTGCAAATCGTGCGGCCGAGTGCTGTATTTGCCCGAAGAAACTCGACCGGGACGAGAATCGTCTAGGTAG
- the greA gene encoding transcription elongation factor GreA, producing MSELIPMTHAGYDKLKAELDHLQNVEMPKIAQRIATARSEGDLSENAEYHGARESQGMLQAKINLLADKLARASIIDTSKVDKEKVSFGATVVVNDLEFGDEETFILVGAGEEDYDTGKILVTSPLAQGLLGAIVGQKVEIPVPAGTMKFEIKEIRYED from the coding sequence ATGTCTGAATTGATCCCAATGACACATGCCGGCTACGACAAGCTTAAGGCCGAGTTGGATCATTTACAAAACGTCGAAATGCCCAAGATCGCCCAGCGCATCGCCACCGCGCGCTCCGAAGGTGATTTGAGTGAGAATGCCGAATATCACGGTGCCCGTGAATCGCAGGGCATGCTGCAGGCCAAAATCAACCTGCTTGCCGACAAGTTGGCTCGGGCGTCGATCATTGATACTTCGAAAGTGGATAAGGAAAAAGTATCGTTTGGCGCAACGGTGGTTGTCAACGATCTAGAATTCGGTGATGAAGAAACATTTATCTTAGTCGGGGCCGGCGAAGAGGATTACGACACTGGGAAGATCCTGGTTACCAGCCCACTGGCGCAAGGGCTGCTCGGCGCAATAGTTGGGCAGAAAGTCGAGATTCCGGTTCCGGCAGGAACGATGAAATTTGAGATCAAGGAAATTCGGTACGAGGATTGA
- a CDS encoding DMT family transporter has translation MPARHGWALVEMHLATVLFGLTGLFAKFVEASPTLITAGRTMFAASTILVVGKILRLDLCLRSRGDLGQLALSAALLVLHWLAFFHSIQISTVAIGMLGFASFPLFVTLLEPIWFEERLGWIDLVAVALVTGGLALLAPEFSFENRTTLGLAWAVLSGFLYALFALLTRAGVRRYSQVTVSFFQQTICCALTVPLAIGEIDRLTTKNIALLALLGIICTALAHLLFLGSLKSLRAQTASIIICLEPVYGILFAWPLLHEIPDARTLLGGGLILATAAGSTLHWARRARAIEVQG, from the coding sequence ATGCCTGCGAGGCACGGTTGGGCACTGGTTGAGATGCACCTTGCCACGGTGTTGTTTGGGTTGACGGGACTGTTTGCCAAATTTGTCGAGGCCAGCCCCACGCTGATCACGGCGGGGCGAACGATGTTTGCGGCATCGACGATTTTGGTCGTCGGCAAAATCTTGAGACTCGATCTGTGTCTGCGGTCACGAGGCGACTTGGGGCAGTTGGCGCTGTCGGCAGCGCTGTTGGTGCTGCATTGGTTGGCGTTTTTTCATTCGATCCAGATTTCGACCGTCGCCATTGGCATGCTTGGATTTGCCAGTTTTCCACTGTTTGTAACACTACTGGAGCCGATTTGGTTTGAGGAGCGACTCGGTTGGATCGATCTGGTGGCCGTCGCGCTGGTCACCGGCGGGCTTGCGCTGCTGGCGCCGGAGTTTAGTTTTGAAAATCGAACCACGCTGGGGTTGGCGTGGGCAGTGCTGTCGGGGTTCTTGTACGCATTATTCGCGCTGCTGACACGCGCGGGTGTGAGGCGCTATTCGCAAGTGACGGTCAGCTTTTTCCAGCAGACAATTTGCTGCGCGCTGACTGTACCCCTGGCGATCGGCGAAATCGACCGACTAACAACCAAAAATATTGCACTACTGGCACTCCTGGGAATCATTTGCACAGCACTGGCTCACCTGCTATTTCTAGGCAGCTTGAAATCACTGCGGGCGCAAACAGCGAGCATTATTATCTGTCTAGAACCCGTCTATGGAATTTTGTTTGCCTGGCCGCTGCTTCATGAGATTCCCGATGCGCGCACGCTGCTCGGAGGCGGATTGATCTTGGCGACAGCGGCCGGTTCGACGTTGCACTGGGCTCGGCGGGCTCGGGCAATCGAAGTGCAAGGATAA